One window of Medicago truncatula cultivar Jemalong A17 chromosome 2, MtrunA17r5.0-ANR, whole genome shotgun sequence genomic DNA carries:
- the LOC11440251 gene encoding uncharacterized protein isoform X2 produces the protein MRVVLPLILICVFGFVVEAQGSEGSIISPSPAFLPGVHPEGEAPGPIHNGQSWRSTASSPSDPDGSVISPSPAILPMDPFSSEAPSLLHPNGTILQPPVALPPATSAPPPQKIKGIESTVSPSPSPSTKSISPPYKSAPAPSTAERNLPPSIQPIPPQMKTPTVSPPISTPTAPDPVATPPGNLPKTSPISQPIDHGSLPPNVDNRNESKSHNPEPVSPGSSDGNFGFHHPGSFLHPSLASPPPSPSAKSLSPPYKAVPAPSTAERNFPPPMQPIPPQSKAPIVRPPISTPIAQAPVAIPPATKTSPTSQPIDHGSLPPSVDKRNESKSHNLEPVSPGSFLQPPVALQPPTSAPPPQKTKGSESSISPSPSQSTKPLTPPDKAVPAPSTAERSFPPPMRPIPPQRKAPAPVATPPGNLPKTSPISQPIEHGSLPPKVDKRNESRNHNLEPVSPAPVATPSTNEPKVSPISHSTNNGSFPPPQPMSPAPVFNIPKHLPVNQSTEPRSLPPTVHRRNSSISHTLEPVSQAPVAEPPANFPKNSSVSQPSQHGSVPPNVHNTTIHKGHIHTPEPVMPPPISTFPVDPPLIHPVIPAAPPNEVPAPVISPTLTPSRSFNGKNGGEPVSAPLNKKPKSPPAIVNSPAQAPSVNKARPFHHAPEPLTSPPKSPFNKEDHSPASSPSTTFHKHQHTRNTITSPAPASSYFVSPPTSKHQDKPIPPSFLPTNRRRHNAPAPMNRGSADSPFTFPIQSPVSQVSPAPSPSFKTFPHSTKIPFHPPKISPQRSFSKSPKKPILPRVQALPPPPPNEDCLSFVCSEPYTNSPPGVPCMCIWPMRVGLRLNVPLYTFFPLVSELASEISSGVFMKQSQVRIMGANAATDQPDKTDALIDLVPLGEQFDNTTAFLTSDRFWHKKVVIKSSYFGDYEVLYISYPGLPPSPPLPPSSVNMIDGGPYSNNGNNGRTIKPLGVDIQKRQHRSGLSKGIIAIIALSSFLAIVLCSAAVFALIKFRDHVSESQPTSTPRVFPPSLTKTPGASASTSFRSSIAAYAGSAKTFSMNEIEKATDNFHPSRILGEGGFGLVYSGNLEDGSKVAFKVLKREDHHGDREFLSEVEMLSRLHHRNLVKLIGICTELSFRCLVYELIPNGSVESHLHGVDREKSPLDWSARIKIALGAARGLAYLHEDSSPHVIHRDFKSSNILLENDFTPKVSDFGLARTAADEDNRHISTRVMGTFGYVAPEYAMTGHLLVKSDVYSYGVVLLELLTGRKPVDFSQPPGQENLVAWARPLLTSREGLEVIIDPSLGSNVPFDSVAKVAAIASMCVQPEVSDRPFMGEVVQALKLVCNECDEAKEAGSTSSNKDGSSSDFYTVTEQLPDNFQSHSAAANYDFGVDIENGLSTSEIFSSSARFERQVSGSFRRHSYSGPLRTGRSKRLWHIIRKLSGGSVSEHGDSLR, from the exons ATGAGGGTGGTTTTGCCATTGATTCTGatttgtgtttttggttttgttgttgaagCTCAAGGATCTGAAG ggtCTATTATATCCCCATCTCCAGCATTTCTTCCTGGTGTTCATCCTGAAGGAGAAGCACCTGGTCCTATCCATAATGGACAGTCATGGAGAAGCACTGCATCAAGCCCTTCAGATCCAGATG GATCTGTTATATCGCCGTCTCCAGCAATATTGCCTATGGATCCTTTCTCTAGTGAAGCGCCTAGTCTTTTACATCCGAATG GAACTATATTGCAACCTCCAGTTGCATTACCACCTGCTACATCAGCTCCACCTCCTCAAAAGATTAAAGGAATTGAATCAACCGTATCACCTAGTCCTAGTCCAAGCACCAAATCGATATCGCCGCCATATAAATCTGCTCCAGCACCATCAACGGCCGAAAGGAATCTACCACCATCCATACAACCAATTCCACCTCAAATGAAAACACCTACTGTTAGTCCTCCTATATCAACACCAACTGCTCCAG ATCCTGTTGCAACACCTCCTGGAAATTTGCCTAAAACTTCACCTATCAGCCAACCAATTGATCATGGAAGTTTGCCTCCTAATGTTGATAACAGGAATGAAAGTAAGAGTCACAACCCAGAGCCAGTTTCACCAG GATCATCTGATGGAAATTTCGGTTTTCATCATCCAGGGTCTTTCTTGCACCCTTCACTTGCATCGCCACCTCCTAGTCCAAGCGCCAAATCATTATCGCCGCCATATAAAGCTGTTCCAGCACCATCAACTGCTGAAAGAAACTTTCCCCCGCCCATGCAGCCAATTCCACCTCAAAGTAAAGCACCTATTGTTAGGCCTCCTATATCCACACCAATTGCTCAAG CTCCTGTTGCAATACCTCCTGCAACTAAAACTTCACCTACAAGCCAACCAATTGATCATGGAAGTTTGCCTCCTAGTGTTGATAAGAGGAATGAAAGCAAGAGTCACAACCTAGAGCCAGTTTCACCAG GATCTTTCTTGCAACCTCCAGTCGCATTACAACCTCCTACATCAGCTCCACCTCCTCAGAAGACTAAAGGAAGTGAATCATCCATATCACCTAGTCCTAGTCAAAGCACCAAACCGTTAACGCCACCGGATAAGGCTGTTCCAGCCCCATCAACTGCTGAAAGGAGTTTTCCACCACCTATGCGACCAATTCCACCTCAAAGGAAAGCTCCAG CTCCTGTTGCAACACCTCCTGGAAATTTGCCTAAAACTTCACCTATCAGCCAACCTATTGAGCATGGAAGTTTGCCTCCTAAGGTTGACAAGAGGAATGAAAGTAGGAATCACAACCTAGAGCCAGTTTCACCAG CCCCAGTTGCAACACCTTCTACCAATGAGCCTAAAGTTTCACCAATAAGCCATTCAACTAATAATGGAAGTTTTCCTCCTCCGCAGCCAATGTCACCAG CTCCTGTATTCAATATACCGAAACATTTGCCGGTGAATCAGTCAACTGAACCTAGAAGTTTGCCTCCAACTGTCCATAGAAGGAATTCCAGTATCAGTCACACATTGGAACCAGTTTCACAAg CTCCGGTTGCAGAACCTCCtgcaaattttccaaaaaactCGTCAGTCAGCCAGCCCTCTCAACATGGAAGTGTTCCACCTAATGTTCATAATACAACCATACATAAGGGACACATTCACACTCCAGAACCAGTAATGCCAC CACCAATAAGTACATTTCCGGTAGATCCACCATTGATCCACCCAGTCATACCAGCAGCGCCTCCAAATGAAGTACCAG CACCTGTCATCTCTCCCACATTAACACCTTCCAGAAGCTTCAATGGGAAAAACGGTGGAGAACCTGTTTCTGCGCCTTTGAACAAAAAACCAAAGTCACCACCAGCTATAGTTAATTCCCCTGCTCAAG CTCCTTCTGTAAATAAAGCAAGGCCATTTCATCATGCTCCTGAGCCACTGACTTCACCTCCTAAATCTCCTTTCAACAAAGAAGATCATTCTCCTGCATCTTCACCTTCGACCACATTTCATAAGCATCAGCATACAAGGAACACGATAACCAGCCCAGCTCCTGCATCATCATATTTTGTTTCTCCTCCAACATCCAAACACCAAG ATAAACCAATTCCTCCCTCGTTTCTTCCTACAAATAGACGAAGACATAATGCTCCAGCACCAATGAACAGAG GTTCTGCAGATTCTCCGTTTACCTTCCCTATTCAATCACCAGTGAGCCAGGTTTCACCTGCTCCTTCTCCATCATTCAAGACTTTCCCTCACTCAACAAAAA TTCCATTTCACCCTCCTAAAATATCTCCTCAGCGGTCTTTTTCAAAGAGCCCTAAGAAGCCAATATTGCCTCGAGTTCAAGCATTGCCTCCCCCACCTCCCAATGAAG ATTGTTTATCATTTGTTTGCTCGGAGCCTTACACAAATTCTCCACCCGGGGTGCCTTGCATGTGTATCTGGCCCATGAGAGTTGGTCTTCGCCTCAACGTTCCTCTGTACACCTTCTTCCCTTTGGTTTCGGAGCTTGCTTCTGAAATATCCAGCGGTGTTTTCATGAAACAAAGCCAAGTTCGTATTATGGGAGCCAATGCAGCAACTGATCAGCCAGATAAAACCGATGCCCTCATTGATTTGGTGCCGCTTGGGGAACAATTTGACAACACTACCGCCTTTTTAACTTCAGATAGATTTTGGCATAAAAAAGTTGTTATTAAATCTTCTTACTTTGGTGATTATGAAGTTTTATATATAAGCTATCCAG GTTTACCTCCATCTCCTCCATTACCACCTTCAAGTGTTAACATGATAGACGGTGGCCCATATTCAAACAATGGCAACAATGGTAGAACAATAAAGCCTCTTGGAGTTGACATACAGAAGAGGCAGCATAGAAGTGGACTTAGCAAGGGCATTATAGCTATCATTGCTCTTTCATCTTTTCTAGCAATTGTTTTATGCTCTGCCGCTGTTTTTGCATTAATTAAGTTCAGAGATCATGTTTCTGAGTCTCAACCAACATCAACCCCACGGGTTTTTCCACCATCTCTTACCAAAACACCAG GTGCTTCAGCTTCAACATCATTTCGATCTAGCATTGCTGCTTACGCAGGATCTGCCAAGACTTTCAGTATGAATGAAATAGAGAAGGCAACTGATAATTTTCACCCTTCTAGAATACTCGGAGAAGGAGGTTTTGGTCTTGTTTATAGTGGTAACCTTGAAGATGGGTCAAAAGTAGCCTTCAAAGTTCTAAAGCGAGAGGATCATCATGGTGATCGTGAATTCTTATCTGAAGTTGAGATGCTTAGCCGCCTTCACCATAGAAATTTGGTGAAGTTGATCGGTATATGTACAGAGCTCAGCTTCCGATGTCTAGTTTATGAACTCATTCCAAATGGCAGTGTGGAATCCCATTTACATG GAGTTGACAGGGAAAAAAGCCCACTTGATTGGAGTGCTCGAATAAAGATAGCACTTGGTGCTGCTCGTGGTCTCGCTTATCTGCATGAAGATTCAAGTCCACATGTCATACATAGGGACTTCAAATCTAGCAATATCTtattggaaaatgattttacaCCTAAAGTATCTGACTTTGGATTGGCTCGAACGGCAGCTGATGAGGATAACAGACACATATCTACCCGTGTCATGGGAACTTTCGG TTATGTGGCTCCTGAGTACGCAATGACCGGGCATCTTCTCGTGAAGAGTGATGTATACAGCTATGGTGTTGTCCTTCTTGAGCTTTTGACAGGACGAAAACCAGTGGACTTTTCACAACCACCTGGTCAAGAGAATCTTGTTGCATGGGCCCGTCCGCTCCTAACAAGCAGAGAAGGACTCGAAGTGATAATCGATCCATCTCTCGGAAGTAATGTGCCTTTTGATAGTGTGGCTAAAGTTGCAGCCATTGCTTCAATGTGTGTACAGCCAGAGGTTTCAGATCGTCCTTTCATGGGCGAGGTTGTTCAGGCTTTGAAACTCGTGTGTAATGAATGTGATGAAGCAAAAGAAGCCGGTTCAACAAGTTCTAACAAGGACGGTTCATCTTCTGATTTCTATACTGTTACTGAACAACTACCAGATAATTTCCAAAGCCATTCCGCAGCCGCTAACTACGATTTCGGAGTTGATATCGAAAATGGGCTGTCGACATCAGAAATATTCAGCTCATCGGCAAGATTTGAAAGGCAAGTATCTGGATCATTTAGAAGACATTCATATTCAGGTCCTCTAAGAACCGGAAGAAGCAAACGTTTATGGCATATAATTCGAAAGCTTTCCGGCGGTAGTGTCAGTGAACATGGAGATTCGTTAAGGTAA
- the LOC11440251 gene encoding receptor-like serine/threonine-protein kinase ALE2 isoform X6, whose amino-acid sequence MRVVLPLILICVFGFVVEAQGSEGSIISPSPAFLPGVHPEGEAPGPIHNGQSWRSTASSPSDPDGSVISPSPAILPMDPFSSEAPSLLHPNGTILQPPVALPPATSAPPPQKIKGIESTVSPSPSPSTKSISPPYKSAPAPSTAERNLPPSIQPIPPQMKTPTVSPPISTPTAPDPVATPPGNLPKTSPISQPIDHGSLPPNVDNRNESKSHNPEPVSPAPVATPSTNEPKVSPISHSTNNGSFPPPQPMSPAPVFNIPKHLPVNQSTEPRSLPPTVHRRNSSISHTLEPVSQAPVAEPPANFPKNSSVSQPSQHGSVPPNVHNTTIHKGHIHTPEPVMPPPISTFPVDPPLIHPVIPAAPPNEVPAPVISPTLTPSRSFNGKNGGEPVSAPLNKKPKSPPAIVNSPAQAPSVNKARPFHHAPEPLTSPPKSPFNKEDHSPASSPSTTFHKHQHTRNTITSPAPASSYFVSPPTSKHQDKPIPPSFLPTNRRRHNAPAPMNRGSADSPFTFPIQSPVSQVSPAPSPSFKTFPHSTKIPFHPPKISPQRSFSKSPKKPILPRVQALPPPPPNEDCLSFVCSEPYTNSPPGVPCMCIWPMRVGLRLNVPLYTFFPLVSELASEISSGVFMKQSQVRIMGANAATDQPDKTDALIDLVPLGEQFDNTTAFLTSDRFWHKKVVIKSSYFGDYEVLYISYPGLPPSPPLPPSSVNMIDGGPYSNNGNNGRTIKPLGVDIQKRQHRSGLSKGIIAIIALSSFLAIVLCSAAVFALIKFRDHVSESQPTSTPRVFPPSLTKTPGTAGPSNAGASASTSFRSSIAAYAGSAKTFSMNEIEKATDNFHPSRILGEGGFGLVYSGNLEDGSKVAFKVLKREDHHGDREFLSEVEMLSRLHHRNLVKLIGICTELSFRCLVYELIPNGSVESHLHGVDREKSPLDWSARIKIALGAARGLAYLHEDSSPHVIHRDFKSSNILLENDFTPKVSDFGLARTAADEDNRHISTRVMGTFGYVAPEYAMTGHLLVKSDVYSYGVVLLELLTGRKPVDFSQPPGQENLVAWARPLLTSREGLEVIIDPSLGSNVPFDSVAKVAAIASMCVQPEVSDRPFMGEVVQALKLVCNECDEAKEAGSTSSNKDGSSSDFYTVTEQLPDNFQSHSAAANYDFGVDIENGLSTSEIFSSSARFERQVSGSFRRHSYSGPLRTGRSKRLWHIIRKLSGGSVSEHGDSLR is encoded by the exons ATGAGGGTGGTTTTGCCATTGATTCTGatttgtgtttttggttttgttgttgaagCTCAAGGATCTGAAG ggtCTATTATATCCCCATCTCCAGCATTTCTTCCTGGTGTTCATCCTGAAGGAGAAGCACCTGGTCCTATCCATAATGGACAGTCATGGAGAAGCACTGCATCAAGCCCTTCAGATCCAGATG GATCTGTTATATCGCCGTCTCCAGCAATATTGCCTATGGATCCTTTCTCTAGTGAAGCGCCTAGTCTTTTACATCCGAATG GAACTATATTGCAACCTCCAGTTGCATTACCACCTGCTACATCAGCTCCACCTCCTCAAAAGATTAAAGGAATTGAATCAACCGTATCACCTAGTCCTAGTCCAAGCACCAAATCGATATCGCCGCCATATAAATCTGCTCCAGCACCATCAACGGCCGAAAGGAATCTACCACCATCCATACAACCAATTCCACCTCAAATGAAAACACCTACTGTTAGTCCTCCTATATCAACACCAACTGCTCCAG ATCCTGTTGCAACACCTCCTGGAAATTTGCCTAAAACTTCACCTATCAGCCAACCAATTGATCATGGAAGTTTGCCTCCTAATGTTGATAACAGGAATGAAAGTAAGAGTCACAACCCAGAGCCAGTTTCACCAG CCCCAGTTGCAACACCTTCTACCAATGAGCCTAAAGTTTCACCAATAAGCCATTCAACTAATAATGGAAGTTTTCCTCCTCCGCAGCCAATGTCACCAG CTCCTGTATTCAATATACCGAAACATTTGCCGGTGAATCAGTCAACTGAACCTAGAAGTTTGCCTCCAACTGTCCATAGAAGGAATTCCAGTATCAGTCACACATTGGAACCAGTTTCACAAg CTCCGGTTGCAGAACCTCCtgcaaattttccaaaaaactCGTCAGTCAGCCAGCCCTCTCAACATGGAAGTGTTCCACCTAATGTTCATAATACAACCATACATAAGGGACACATTCACACTCCAGAACCAGTAATGCCAC CACCAATAAGTACATTTCCGGTAGATCCACCATTGATCCACCCAGTCATACCAGCAGCGCCTCCAAATGAAGTACCAG CACCTGTCATCTCTCCCACATTAACACCTTCCAGAAGCTTCAATGGGAAAAACGGTGGAGAACCTGTTTCTGCGCCTTTGAACAAAAAACCAAAGTCACCACCAGCTATAGTTAATTCCCCTGCTCAAG CTCCTTCTGTAAATAAAGCAAGGCCATTTCATCATGCTCCTGAGCCACTGACTTCACCTCCTAAATCTCCTTTCAACAAAGAAGATCATTCTCCTGCATCTTCACCTTCGACCACATTTCATAAGCATCAGCATACAAGGAACACGATAACCAGCCCAGCTCCTGCATCATCATATTTTGTTTCTCCTCCAACATCCAAACACCAAG ATAAACCAATTCCTCCCTCGTTTCTTCCTACAAATAGACGAAGACATAATGCTCCAGCACCAATGAACAGAG GTTCTGCAGATTCTCCGTTTACCTTCCCTATTCAATCACCAGTGAGCCAGGTTTCACCTGCTCCTTCTCCATCATTCAAGACTTTCCCTCACTCAACAAAAA TTCCATTTCACCCTCCTAAAATATCTCCTCAGCGGTCTTTTTCAAAGAGCCCTAAGAAGCCAATATTGCCTCGAGTTCAAGCATTGCCTCCCCCACCTCCCAATGAAG ATTGTTTATCATTTGTTTGCTCGGAGCCTTACACAAATTCTCCACCCGGGGTGCCTTGCATGTGTATCTGGCCCATGAGAGTTGGTCTTCGCCTCAACGTTCCTCTGTACACCTTCTTCCCTTTGGTTTCGGAGCTTGCTTCTGAAATATCCAGCGGTGTTTTCATGAAACAAAGCCAAGTTCGTATTATGGGAGCCAATGCAGCAACTGATCAGCCAGATAAAACCGATGCCCTCATTGATTTGGTGCCGCTTGGGGAACAATTTGACAACACTACCGCCTTTTTAACTTCAGATAGATTTTGGCATAAAAAAGTTGTTATTAAATCTTCTTACTTTGGTGATTATGAAGTTTTATATATAAGCTATCCAG GTTTACCTCCATCTCCTCCATTACCACCTTCAAGTGTTAACATGATAGACGGTGGCCCATATTCAAACAATGGCAACAATGGTAGAACAATAAAGCCTCTTGGAGTTGACATACAGAAGAGGCAGCATAGAAGTGGACTTAGCAAGGGCATTATAGCTATCATTGCTCTTTCATCTTTTCTAGCAATTGTTTTATGCTCTGCCGCTGTTTTTGCATTAATTAAGTTCAGAGATCATGTTTCTGAGTCTCAACCAACATCAACCCCACGGGTTTTTCCACCATCTCTTACCAAAACACCAG GTACTGCTGGACCATCAAATGCAGGTGCTTCAGCTTCAACATCATTTCGATCTAGCATTGCTGCTTACGCAGGATCTGCCAAGACTTTCAGTATGAATGAAATAGAGAAGGCAACTGATAATTTTCACCCTTCTAGAATACTCGGAGAAGGAGGTTTTGGTCTTGTTTATAGTGGTAACCTTGAAGATGGGTCAAAAGTAGCCTTCAAAGTTCTAAAGCGAGAGGATCATCATGGTGATCGTGAATTCTTATCTGAAGTTGAGATGCTTAGCCGCCTTCACCATAGAAATTTGGTGAAGTTGATCGGTATATGTACAGAGCTCAGCTTCCGATGTCTAGTTTATGAACTCATTCCAAATGGCAGTGTGGAATCCCATTTACATG GAGTTGACAGGGAAAAAAGCCCACTTGATTGGAGTGCTCGAATAAAGATAGCACTTGGTGCTGCTCGTGGTCTCGCTTATCTGCATGAAGATTCAAGTCCACATGTCATACATAGGGACTTCAAATCTAGCAATATCTtattggaaaatgattttacaCCTAAAGTATCTGACTTTGGATTGGCTCGAACGGCAGCTGATGAGGATAACAGACACATATCTACCCGTGTCATGGGAACTTTCGG TTATGTGGCTCCTGAGTACGCAATGACCGGGCATCTTCTCGTGAAGAGTGATGTATACAGCTATGGTGTTGTCCTTCTTGAGCTTTTGACAGGACGAAAACCAGTGGACTTTTCACAACCACCTGGTCAAGAGAATCTTGTTGCATGGGCCCGTCCGCTCCTAACAAGCAGAGAAGGACTCGAAGTGATAATCGATCCATCTCTCGGAAGTAATGTGCCTTTTGATAGTGTGGCTAAAGTTGCAGCCATTGCTTCAATGTGTGTACAGCCAGAGGTTTCAGATCGTCCTTTCATGGGCGAGGTTGTTCAGGCTTTGAAACTCGTGTGTAATGAATGTGATGAAGCAAAAGAAGCCGGTTCAACAAGTTCTAACAAGGACGGTTCATCTTCTGATTTCTATACTGTTACTGAACAACTACCAGATAATTTCCAAAGCCATTCCGCAGCCGCTAACTACGATTTCGGAGTTGATATCGAAAATGGGCTGTCGACATCAGAAATATTCAGCTCATCGGCAAGATTTGAAAGGCAAGTATCTGGATCATTTAGAAGACATTCATATTCAGGTCCTCTAAGAACCGGAAGAAGCAAACGTTTATGGCATATAATTCGAAAGCTTTCCGGCGGTAGTGTCAGTGAACATGGAGATTCGTTAAGGTAA